A genomic window from Struthio camelus isolate bStrCam1 chromosome 2, bStrCam1.hap1, whole genome shotgun sequence includes:
- the PDSS1 gene encoding LOW QUALITY PROTEIN: all trans-polyprenyl-diphosphate synthase PDSS1 (The sequence of the model RefSeq protein was modified relative to this genomic sequence to represent the inferred CDS: inserted 2 bases in 1 codon) produces MSSRPPXRDAAALGFRVRVAAGPGGGAGAAGLGDTMALRWWWRCGASSRRAPPLGCLPRLVPPGAGSRPPPLPAPRAAMCHFSQRSTILSFPKICNILWRFHHTSISQMCSCSKTISDEKYQDPFQLGRKDLKNLYEDIKKELLISTAELREMCEYYFDGKGKAFRPMIVVLMARACNIHHNNSREMQASQRSVAIIAEMIHTASLVHDDVIDDANSRRGKMTVNQIWGERKAVLAGDFILSAASVALARIGNTTIISVLTQVIEDLVRGEFLQLGSKENENERFAHYLEKTFKKTASLIANSCKAVSILGCPDPKVHEIAYQYGKNVGIAFQLIDDVLDFTSCADHLGKPTAADLKLGLATGPVLFACRQFPEMNAMIMRRFSKPGDVERARKYVLQSDGVQQTTYLAQRYCHEATREISKLRPSPEREALIQLTEMVLLRDK; encoded by the exons aTGTCCTCCCGGCCCCC CCGAGATGCCGCGGCGCTGGGCTTCCGCGTCCGGgtcgcggcggggccgggaggcggtgccggcgcggcggggctgggggacaccaTGGCCTTGCGCTGGTGGTGGCGGTGCGGCGCCTcgtcccgccgggcgccgccgctggGCTGCCTGCCGCGCCTCGTCCCGCCGGgcgccggctcccggccgccgccgctgccggccccccgcgcggcg atgtGTCATTTCTCCCAAAGAAGTACAATTTTGTCGTTTCCAAAAATATGTAATATACTTTGGCG GTTTCATCATACAAGTATATCACAAATGTGCAGCTGCAGTAAGACAATTAGTGATGAAAAATACCAAGACCCTTTTCAGCTTGGTAGAAAAGACTTGAAGAATCTCTATGAGGATATTAAAAAG GAATTACTTATATCTACGGCAGAACTTAGGGAAATGTGTGAATATTACTTTGATGGGAAAGGAAAGGCCTTTCGACCAATGATTGTGGTGCTAATGGCAAGGGCTTGCAACATCCATCATAATAATTCCAG ggagATGCAAGCAAGCCAGCGCTCTGTGGCCATAATTGCAGAGATGATCCACACAGCTAGTTTAGTTCATGATGACGTTATTGATGATGCAAATTCTCGGAGAGGAAAAATGACAGTCAATCAAatctggggagagaggaag GCTGTTCTAGCTGGTGATTTCATCCTCTCAGCTGCTTCTGTAGCTTTAGCACGAATTGGAAACACTACTATCATCTCTGTTTTAACTCAGGTGATTGAAGATTTGGTGCGTG GTGAATTCCTCCAGTTGGGTTCCAAGGAAAATGAGAATGAAAGATTTGCTCACTACCTCGAGAAGACTTTTAAGAAGACTGCGAGTCTTATAGCAAACAGTTGTAAAGCA gtttctATTCTAGGCTGCCCTGATCCCAAAGTTCATGAGATTGCATACCAGTATGGGAAAAATGTTGGCATAGCTTTTCAG CTAATAGATGATGTGCTGGATTTTACATCATGTGCTGACCATCTGGGGAAACCAACAGCAGCAGATCTCAAGCTGGGATTGGCCACAGGCCCTGTCTTGTTTGCTTGCCGACAG TTTCCAGAAATGAATGCTATGATAATGAGACGATTCAGTAAGCCAGGAGATGTTGAACGTGCTCGGAAATATGTATTGCAG AGTGACGGTGTGCAGCAAACAACCTACCTCGCCCAACGCTACTGCCACGAAGCTACAAGAGAGATCAGTAAACTACGGCCATCCCCTGAAAGAGAAGCCCTCATTCAACTGACAGAAATGGTACTCCTACGAGACAAGTGA